One Ictalurus furcatus strain D&B chromosome 25, Billie_1.0, whole genome shotgun sequence DNA window includes the following coding sequences:
- the ppp4r4 gene encoding serine/threonine-protein phosphatase 4 regulatory subunit 4 isoform X5, with translation MFISKMTLSQSGVFGQIDDLQDLTFIERPIRRSLKTAEEIEKLTVDEDLNDIERAVYLLSSGQDVQRASVIVNLPNLVRQNPAETFRRVVPKVREVLHVAGADMQLAAAGSFLTVLQDDIVLIQTHTHSILQIVLLNLDHRDTVVSNAWLETLLSAIDALPKETIRQEILSPLVSKAQLSQSVPARLASCRILGKVAAKFESSVVKKDLLPLVRSLCQDVEYEVRSCMCRQLENIARGIGPEHTKAVVLPELVELARDEGSTVRLAAFDTIINLLEMFDSDDRTRVIFPLVKTFCEKCFKADEAVLASLSFQYGKLCHGLSASFTDEQHLWFLEFYKKLCCLGLQHENGHCESQPYPLELENKYALVRRNCAYNFPAMVLFADPNHFLSELYRTFSSLCHDPEISVRRTAAEGFHEQVNVPDLVPALVGAEQKVASSLRWRVHEKLLQRYSCLPRVISGDHIYFRFLQRMFSIITTNNVLPVQREAARTLCVFLRYNRKQEQRQEIISKIVQELAQGRSYWNRLRFLDLCDIAIDLFSKSYFCKHFLLQALELITDPVANVRYKLCYMLPRLRSTIRLPADKHLLQQLEFCVRKLLCREKDKDVVATVRKTVLELDKMDISEPYHKRHERDLLDQKKEKEETLLLEMELLERQQSEAKLTGEKHSEKKRRDSKAGLSGTKGMSGSTSGATLSTSAGKEMRRAKLARSRSLSSHPSTPKMSNSDKTLKVKESGSCPGSGKSSIITINDDALRPHHFVASSSTSLSQTPSTSSMPVLIRSNTSSSVEHRSNSSKDAQSRKLSIQRKSNSFGMQSGRE, from the exons ATGTTCATCAGCAAGATGACCCTGAGCCAGTCTGGTGTGTTTGGACAAATCGATGACCTGCAGGACCTGACGTTCATCGAGAGACCCATACGCAGGAGTCTGAAG ACTGCAGAGGAGATCGAGAAGTTAACTGTAGATGAAGATCTGAATGATATCGAGCGAGCGGTCTACCTCCTCAG CTCTGGGCAGGACGTCCAGAGAGCCAGTGTGATTGTGAACCTGCCAAACCTGGTGCGTCAGAACCCAGCGGAGACCTTCAGAAGAGTGGTGCCAAAAGTCAGG GAAGTGCTGCACGTGGCCGGAGCGGATATGCAGCTCGCCGCAGCAGGCTCTTTCCTCACCGTTCTCCAGGATGACATCGTCCTCATccagacgcacacacactcaatccTGCAGATCGTCCTCCTCAACTTAGACCACCGGGACACAG TGGTCAGCAACGCTTGGCTCGAGACGTTGTTATCAGCTATTGATGCTTTACCAAAAGAAACCATCAGACAGGAG ATCCTGAGCCCACTGGTATCGAAAGCTCAGCTCTCGCAGTCCGTACCGGCTCGTCTGGCCAGCTGTCGCATCCTGGGGAAGGTGGCTGCCAAATTTGAGTCATCAGT GGTGAAGAAGGACCTGCTGCCCCTGGTCAGGTCGCTGTGTCAGGACGTGGAGTACGAGGTGCGCTCCTGCATGTGTCGCCAGCTGGAGAACATCGCCAGGGGAATTGG ACCGGAACATACGAAGGCGGTGGTGTTGCCGGAGTTGGTTGAGCTGGCGCGTGATGAGGGCAGCACCGTGAGACTGGCAGCCTTCGACACCATCATCAACCTCCTGGAGATGTTCGACAGCG ACGACAGGACACGTGTTATATTCCCGCTGGTGAAGACGTTCTGTGAGAAGTGCTTTAAAGCTGACGAGGCAGTGCTGGCATCGCTGTCCTTCCAGTACGGCAAACTGTGTCACGGCCTCTCAG CGTCTTTCACAGACGAGCAGCACCTCTGGTTCCTGGAGTTCTATAAGAAGCTGTGTTGCCTTGGTCTGCAGCATGAGAACGGCCACTGCGAGAGCCAACCTTACCCTCTGGAACTGGAGAACAAGTACGCACTGGTGCGCCGCAACTGCGCCTACAATTTCCCA GCCATGGTGTTATTTGCTGACCCAAACCACTTCCTGTCTGAGCTGTACCGGACCTTCTCAAGCCTCTGTCATGATCCTGAGATCTCAGTGCGGCGCACAGCTGCCGAGGGGTTCCATGAG CAGGTGAATGTTCCTGACCTGGTTCCTGCACTGGTGGGTGCTGAGCAGAAGGTGGCGTCCTCACTGCGCTGGCGTGTCCATGAGAAGCTGCTGCAGCGTTACTCCTGTTTGCCCCGCGTCATCTCCGGAGACCACATCTACTTCCGCTTCCTGCAGAGGATGTTCAGCATAATCACCACCaat aatgtttTACCGGTGCAGCGGGAAGCCGCCCGGacgctgtgtgtgtttctgcgcTACAACCGCAAGCAGGAGCAGAGACAGGAGATCATCAGCAAAATAGTGCAGG AGCTTGCTCAAGGGCGGAGTTACTGGAACCGGTTACGGTTTCTGGACCTGTGTGACATCGCTATAGATCTCTTCTCTAAATCCTACTTCTGTAAGCACTTCCTCCTGCAGGCGCTGGAGCTCATCACGGACCCCGTGGCTAACGTCAG GTATAAACTGTGCTACATGCTGCCCAGGCTCAGGTCCACCATCCGGCTACCTGCCGATAAACATCTGCTTCAGCAGCTGgagttctgtgtgagaaaactGCTCTGTCGCGAGAAGGACAAAGACGTCGTAGCTACTGTACGCAAG acagTCCTGGAGCTGGACAAAATGGACATCTCAGAAccg TATCATAAAAGGCATGAAAGAGACCTGCTGGACcaaaagaaggagaaggaggaaactTTACTGTTGGAAATG GAACTGCTAGAACGGCAGCAGAGTGAAGCGAAACTGACTGGAGAGAAGCACAGTGAAAAAAAGA GACGAGACAGCAAAGCAGGACTGTCTGGTACCAAAGGCATGTCAGGGTCCACATCTGGAGCCACCCTGTCCACATCTGCTG GTAAGGAGATGCGGAGAGCCAAGCTGGCTCGCAGTCGTTCCCTCAGTAGCCACCCGAGCACTCCCAAAATGTCCAACTCTGATAAAACTCT AAAAGTGAAGGAATCAGGAAGTTGTCCTGGATCAGGGAAGAGCTCCATAATAACAATTAATg ATGATGCCCTGAGACCCCATCATTTCGTGGCGTCCTCGTCCACGTCGCTGTCCCAGACTCCCTCCACATCGTCCATGCCCGTGCTGATCCGCAGCAACACGAGCAGCTCCGTAGAGCAtcgcagcaacagcagcaaagACGCACAGTCCAGAAAACTCTCCAT ACAAAGGAAGTCTAACTCATTCGGCATGCAGTCtggaagggaatga
- the ppp4r4 gene encoding serine/threonine-protein phosphatase 4 regulatory subunit 4 isoform X2, translating to MFISKMTLSQSGVFGQIDDLQDLTFIERPIRRSLKTAEEIEKLTVDEDLNDIERAVYLLSSGQDVQRASVIVNLPNLVRQNPAETFRRVVPKVREVLHVAGADMQLAAAGSFLTVLQDDIVLIQTHTHSILQIVLLNLDHRDTVVSNAWLETLLSAIDALPKETIRQEILSPLVSKAQLSQSVPARLASCRILGKVAAKFESSVVKKDLLPLVRSLCQDVEYEVRSCMCRQLENIARGIGPEHTKAVVLPELVELARDEGSTVRLAAFDTIINLLEMFDSDDRTRVIFPLVKTFCEKCFKADEAVLASLSFQYGKLCHGLSASFTDEQHLWFLEFYKKLCCLGLQHENGHCESQPYPLELENKYALVRRNCAYNFPAMVLFADPNHFLSELYRTFSSLCHDPEISVRRTAAEGFHEVVKLLGPNVHYVHKELITLLQDDSLEVLDALLNHLQETLELATSRGEGSGPESKQVNVPDLVPALVGAEQKVASSLRWRVHEKLLQRYSCLPRVISGDHIYFRFLQRMFSIITTNNVLPVQREAARTLCVFLRYNRKQEQRQEIISKIVQELAQGRSYWNRLRFLDLCDIAIDLFSKSYFCKHFLLQALELITDPVANVRYKLCYMLPRLRSTIRLPADKHLLQQLEFCVRKLLCREKDKDVVATVRKTVLELDKMDISEPYHKRHERDLLDQKKEKEETLLLEMELLERQQSEAKLTGEKHSEKKRRDSKAGLSGTKGMSGSTSGATLSTSAGKEMRRAKLARSRSLSSHPSTPKMSNSDKTLKVKESGSCPGSGKSSIITINDDALRPHHFVASSSTSLSQTPSTSSMPVLIRSNTSSSVEHRSNSSKDAQSRKLSMYVSTL from the exons ATGTTCATCAGCAAGATGACCCTGAGCCAGTCTGGTGTGTTTGGACAAATCGATGACCTGCAGGACCTGACGTTCATCGAGAGACCCATACGCAGGAGTCTGAAG ACTGCAGAGGAGATCGAGAAGTTAACTGTAGATGAAGATCTGAATGATATCGAGCGAGCGGTCTACCTCCTCAG CTCTGGGCAGGACGTCCAGAGAGCCAGTGTGATTGTGAACCTGCCAAACCTGGTGCGTCAGAACCCAGCGGAGACCTTCAGAAGAGTGGTGCCAAAAGTCAGG GAAGTGCTGCACGTGGCCGGAGCGGATATGCAGCTCGCCGCAGCAGGCTCTTTCCTCACCGTTCTCCAGGATGACATCGTCCTCATccagacgcacacacactcaatccTGCAGATCGTCCTCCTCAACTTAGACCACCGGGACACAG TGGTCAGCAACGCTTGGCTCGAGACGTTGTTATCAGCTATTGATGCTTTACCAAAAGAAACCATCAGACAGGAG ATCCTGAGCCCACTGGTATCGAAAGCTCAGCTCTCGCAGTCCGTACCGGCTCGTCTGGCCAGCTGTCGCATCCTGGGGAAGGTGGCTGCCAAATTTGAGTCATCAGT GGTGAAGAAGGACCTGCTGCCCCTGGTCAGGTCGCTGTGTCAGGACGTGGAGTACGAGGTGCGCTCCTGCATGTGTCGCCAGCTGGAGAACATCGCCAGGGGAATTGG ACCGGAACATACGAAGGCGGTGGTGTTGCCGGAGTTGGTTGAGCTGGCGCGTGATGAGGGCAGCACCGTGAGACTGGCAGCCTTCGACACCATCATCAACCTCCTGGAGATGTTCGACAGCG ACGACAGGACACGTGTTATATTCCCGCTGGTGAAGACGTTCTGTGAGAAGTGCTTTAAAGCTGACGAGGCAGTGCTGGCATCGCTGTCCTTCCAGTACGGCAAACTGTGTCACGGCCTCTCAG CGTCTTTCACAGACGAGCAGCACCTCTGGTTCCTGGAGTTCTATAAGAAGCTGTGTTGCCTTGGTCTGCAGCATGAGAACGGCCACTGCGAGAGCCAACCTTACCCTCTGGAACTGGAGAACAAGTACGCACTGGTGCGCCGCAACTGCGCCTACAATTTCCCA GCCATGGTGTTATTTGCTGACCCAAACCACTTCCTGTCTGAGCTGTACCGGACCTTCTCAAGCCTCTGTCATGATCCTGAGATCTCAGTGCGGCGCACAGCTGCCGAGGGGTTCCATGAG GTGGTTAAACTGCTGGGTCCAAATGTGCATTATGTACACAAAGAGCTGATCACCTTACTGCAGGATGACTCATTAGAG GTACTGGATGCCCTACTCAATCATCTCCAGGAGACATTGGAACTGGCAACATCCAGGGGAGAGGGATCAGGACCTGAGAGCAAG CAGGTGAATGTTCCTGACCTGGTTCCTGCACTGGTGGGTGCTGAGCAGAAGGTGGCGTCCTCACTGCGCTGGCGTGTCCATGAGAAGCTGCTGCAGCGTTACTCCTGTTTGCCCCGCGTCATCTCCGGAGACCACATCTACTTCCGCTTCCTGCAGAGGATGTTCAGCATAATCACCACCaat aatgtttTACCGGTGCAGCGGGAAGCCGCCCGGacgctgtgtgtgtttctgcgcTACAACCGCAAGCAGGAGCAGAGACAGGAGATCATCAGCAAAATAGTGCAGG AGCTTGCTCAAGGGCGGAGTTACTGGAACCGGTTACGGTTTCTGGACCTGTGTGACATCGCTATAGATCTCTTCTCTAAATCCTACTTCTGTAAGCACTTCCTCCTGCAGGCGCTGGAGCTCATCACGGACCCCGTGGCTAACGTCAG GTATAAACTGTGCTACATGCTGCCCAGGCTCAGGTCCACCATCCGGCTACCTGCCGATAAACATCTGCTTCAGCAGCTGgagttctgtgtgagaaaactGCTCTGTCGCGAGAAGGACAAAGACGTCGTAGCTACTGTACGCAAG acagTCCTGGAGCTGGACAAAATGGACATCTCAGAAccg TATCATAAAAGGCATGAAAGAGACCTGCTGGACcaaaagaaggagaaggaggaaactTTACTGTTGGAAATG GAACTGCTAGAACGGCAGCAGAGTGAAGCGAAACTGACTGGAGAGAAGCACAGTGAAAAAAAGA GACGAGACAGCAAAGCAGGACTGTCTGGTACCAAAGGCATGTCAGGGTCCACATCTGGAGCCACCCTGTCCACATCTGCTG GTAAGGAGATGCGGAGAGCCAAGCTGGCTCGCAGTCGTTCCCTCAGTAGCCACCCGAGCACTCCCAAAATGTCCAACTCTGATAAAACTCT AAAAGTGAAGGAATCAGGAAGTTGTCCTGGATCAGGGAAGAGCTCCATAATAACAATTAATg ATGATGCCCTGAGACCCCATCATTTCGTGGCGTCCTCGTCCACGTCGCTGTCCCAGACTCCCTCCACATCGTCCATGCCCGTGCTGATCCGCAGCAACACGAGCAGCTCCGTAGAGCAtcgcagcaacagcagcaaagACGCACAGTCCAGAAAACTCTCCATGTACGTCTCAACACTGTAG
- the ppp4r4 gene encoding serine/threonine-protein phosphatase 4 regulatory subunit 4 isoform X7, whose translation MVSNAWLETLLSAIDALPKETIRQEILSPLVSKAQLSQSVPARLASCRILGKVAAKFESSVVKKDLLPLVRSLCQDVEYEVRSCMCRQLENIARGIGPEHTKAVVLPELVELARDEGSTVRLAAFDTIINLLEMFDSDDRTRVIFPLVKTFCEKCFKADEAVLASLSFQYGKLCHGLSASFTDEQHLWFLEFYKKLCCLGLQHENGHCESQPYPLELENKYALVRRNCAYNFPAMVLFADPNHFLSELYRTFSSLCHDPEISVRRTAAEGFHEVVKLLGPNVHYVHKELITLLQDDSLEVLDALLNHLQETLELATSRGEGSGPESKQVNVPDLVPALVGAEQKVASSLRWRVHEKLLQRYSCLPRVISGDHIYFRFLQRMFSIITTNNVLPVQREAARTLCVFLRYNRKQEQRQEIISKIVQELAQGRSYWNRLRFLDLCDIAIDLFSKSYFCKHFLLQALELITDPVANVRYKLCYMLPRLRSTIRLPADKHLLQQLEFCVRKLLCREKDKDVVATVRKTVLELDKMDISEPYHKRHERDLLDQKKEKEETLLLEMELLERQQSEAKLTGEKHSEKKRRDSKAGLSGTKGMSGSTSGATLSTSAGKEMRRAKLARSRSLSSHPSTPKMSNSDKTLKVKESGSCPGSGKSSIITINDDALRPHHFVASSSTSLSQTPSTSSMPVLIRSNTSSSVEHRSNSSKDAQSRKLSIQRKSNSFGMQSGRE comes from the exons a TGGTCAGCAACGCTTGGCTCGAGACGTTGTTATCAGCTATTGATGCTTTACCAAAAGAAACCATCAGACAGGAG ATCCTGAGCCCACTGGTATCGAAAGCTCAGCTCTCGCAGTCCGTACCGGCTCGTCTGGCCAGCTGTCGCATCCTGGGGAAGGTGGCTGCCAAATTTGAGTCATCAGT GGTGAAGAAGGACCTGCTGCCCCTGGTCAGGTCGCTGTGTCAGGACGTGGAGTACGAGGTGCGCTCCTGCATGTGTCGCCAGCTGGAGAACATCGCCAGGGGAATTGG ACCGGAACATACGAAGGCGGTGGTGTTGCCGGAGTTGGTTGAGCTGGCGCGTGATGAGGGCAGCACCGTGAGACTGGCAGCCTTCGACACCATCATCAACCTCCTGGAGATGTTCGACAGCG ACGACAGGACACGTGTTATATTCCCGCTGGTGAAGACGTTCTGTGAGAAGTGCTTTAAAGCTGACGAGGCAGTGCTGGCATCGCTGTCCTTCCAGTACGGCAAACTGTGTCACGGCCTCTCAG CGTCTTTCACAGACGAGCAGCACCTCTGGTTCCTGGAGTTCTATAAGAAGCTGTGTTGCCTTGGTCTGCAGCATGAGAACGGCCACTGCGAGAGCCAACCTTACCCTCTGGAACTGGAGAACAAGTACGCACTGGTGCGCCGCAACTGCGCCTACAATTTCCCA GCCATGGTGTTATTTGCTGACCCAAACCACTTCCTGTCTGAGCTGTACCGGACCTTCTCAAGCCTCTGTCATGATCCTGAGATCTCAGTGCGGCGCACAGCTGCCGAGGGGTTCCATGAG GTGGTTAAACTGCTGGGTCCAAATGTGCATTATGTACACAAAGAGCTGATCACCTTACTGCAGGATGACTCATTAGAG GTACTGGATGCCCTACTCAATCATCTCCAGGAGACATTGGAACTGGCAACATCCAGGGGAGAGGGATCAGGACCTGAGAGCAAG CAGGTGAATGTTCCTGACCTGGTTCCTGCACTGGTGGGTGCTGAGCAGAAGGTGGCGTCCTCACTGCGCTGGCGTGTCCATGAGAAGCTGCTGCAGCGTTACTCCTGTTTGCCCCGCGTCATCTCCGGAGACCACATCTACTTCCGCTTCCTGCAGAGGATGTTCAGCATAATCACCACCaat aatgtttTACCGGTGCAGCGGGAAGCCGCCCGGacgctgtgtgtgtttctgcgcTACAACCGCAAGCAGGAGCAGAGACAGGAGATCATCAGCAAAATAGTGCAGG AGCTTGCTCAAGGGCGGAGTTACTGGAACCGGTTACGGTTTCTGGACCTGTGTGACATCGCTATAGATCTCTTCTCTAAATCCTACTTCTGTAAGCACTTCCTCCTGCAGGCGCTGGAGCTCATCACGGACCCCGTGGCTAACGTCAG GTATAAACTGTGCTACATGCTGCCCAGGCTCAGGTCCACCATCCGGCTACCTGCCGATAAACATCTGCTTCAGCAGCTGgagttctgtgtgagaaaactGCTCTGTCGCGAGAAGGACAAAGACGTCGTAGCTACTGTACGCAAG acagTCCTGGAGCTGGACAAAATGGACATCTCAGAAccg TATCATAAAAGGCATGAAAGAGACCTGCTGGACcaaaagaaggagaaggaggaaactTTACTGTTGGAAATG GAACTGCTAGAACGGCAGCAGAGTGAAGCGAAACTGACTGGAGAGAAGCACAGTGAAAAAAAGA GACGAGACAGCAAAGCAGGACTGTCTGGTACCAAAGGCATGTCAGGGTCCACATCTGGAGCCACCCTGTCCACATCTGCTG GTAAGGAGATGCGGAGAGCCAAGCTGGCTCGCAGTCGTTCCCTCAGTAGCCACCCGAGCACTCCCAAAATGTCCAACTCTGATAAAACTCT AAAAGTGAAGGAATCAGGAAGTTGTCCTGGATCAGGGAAGAGCTCCATAATAACAATTAATg ATGATGCCCTGAGACCCCATCATTTCGTGGCGTCCTCGTCCACGTCGCTGTCCCAGACTCCCTCCACATCGTCCATGCCCGTGCTGATCCGCAGCAACACGAGCAGCTCCGTAGAGCAtcgcagcaacagcagcaaagACGCACAGTCCAGAAAACTCTCCAT ACAAAGGAAGTCTAACTCATTCGGCATGCAGTCtggaagggaatga